A part of Kitasatospora acidiphila genomic DNA contains:
- a CDS encoding IclR family transcriptional regulator gives MPGPIQSLSRAAAIMRLLAGGERRLGLSEVATSLDLAKGTAHGILRTLQLEGFVEQDPESGKYQLGAELLRLGQSYLDVHELRARALVWADDLARAAGETVYLGVLHQHGVLIVHHVFRPDDTRQVLEVGSMQPLHSTALGKVLLAYDPVARGELGDGPLEAFTPRTLTDVEDVDAECALIRERGWADAIEETWEGVASIGALIQDRRRNPVGAVCVNGAVERVCENGFVRPELVASVRDAARAISRDLGANRF, from the coding sequence ATGCCCGGCCCGATCCAGTCGCTCTCCCGGGCCGCCGCGATCATGCGCCTGCTGGCCGGCGGTGAGCGTCGCCTCGGCCTCTCCGAGGTGGCCACCTCGCTCGACCTGGCCAAGGGCACCGCGCACGGCATCCTGCGCACCCTGCAGCTGGAGGGCTTCGTCGAGCAGGACCCGGAGAGCGGCAAGTACCAGCTGGGCGCCGAGCTGCTGCGCCTGGGCCAGAGCTACCTGGACGTCCATGAGCTGCGGGCGCGTGCCCTGGTCTGGGCGGACGACCTGGCCCGGGCGGCCGGCGAGACGGTCTACCTGGGGGTGCTGCACCAGCACGGGGTGCTGATCGTGCACCACGTCTTCCGGCCCGACGACACCCGCCAGGTGCTGGAGGTCGGCTCGATGCAGCCGCTGCACAGCACCGCGCTGGGCAAGGTGCTGCTGGCCTACGACCCGGTGGCCCGGGGCGAGTTGGGCGACGGCCCGCTGGAGGCCTTCACGCCGCGCACCCTGACCGATGTCGAGGATGTCGACGCCGAGTGCGCGCTGATCCGCGAGCGCGGCTGGGCGGACGCCATCGAGGAGACCTGGGAGGGGGTGGCCTCGATCGGCGCGCTGATCCAGGACCGCCGCCGCAACCCGGTCGGCGCGGTCTGCGTCAACGGCGCGGTGGAGCGGGTCTGCGAGAACGGTTTCGTGCGGCCGGAGTTGGTCGCCTCGGTACGTGACGCAGCCCGGGCGATCTCCCGGGATCTGGGCGCCAACCGCTTCTGA
- a CDS encoding NUDIX domain-containing protein: protein MTTDQAATRPATFGPGRHCHWCGTAYSADTHGWPRTCPGCGEISYRNPLPVTVALLPVNRPDGGQSLVVIRRTIEPGYGELALPGGYVDYGESWQQAAVRELREETGILADAAQVTLVDTASDSRGGFLCLFALLPAQDLAALPPSVPTDETEGWQLIDTPIPLAFPFHTKVSTAWFAGEYDRYLKG from the coding sequence ATGACCACTGACCAGGCTGCCACCCGACCCGCGACCTTCGGCCCGGGCAGGCACTGCCACTGGTGCGGCACCGCCTACTCGGCCGACACCCACGGCTGGCCGCGCACCTGCCCCGGCTGCGGCGAGATCAGCTACCGCAACCCCCTCCCGGTCACCGTCGCCCTGCTCCCGGTCAACCGCCCCGACGGCGGCCAGAGCCTGGTGGTCATCCGCCGCACCATCGAGCCCGGCTACGGCGAGCTCGCCCTCCCCGGCGGCTACGTCGACTATGGGGAGAGCTGGCAGCAGGCCGCCGTCCGCGAACTGCGCGAGGAGACCGGCATCCTCGCCGACGCCGCACAGGTCACCCTGGTCGACACCGCCTCCGACAGCCGCGGCGGCTTCCTCTGCCTGTTCGCCCTGCTCCCCGCCCAGGACCTCGCCGCGCTGCCCCCGTCCGTCCCCACCGACGAGACCGAGGGCTGGCAGCTCATCGACACCCCGATCCCGCTGGCCTTCCCCTTCCACACCAAGGTCTCCACCGCCTGGTTCGCGGGGGAGTACGACCGGTACCTCAAGGGCTGA